The genomic region ATATAATACAATTTAGATGCCTGCGGTCTGTACATGTGGATGGCAAGTATATTTAAACATATATAAAAAAGGGAGTTTAAAATCTAAACTCCCTTTTTAATTTGTATTGAATGATTTAAAGATTAGGCATGCTGATAATCATGCTTTCCTTCTTTAATTTCTTCAATCAATTTATCATTAAATGCTGGTAGATCATCTGGTGTTCTACTAGTCACAAAACCTTCGTCTACTACCACTTCTTTATCTACCCAAAGCGCTCCTGCGTTCTCTAAATCTTTTTTAATAGATGGATAAGAAGTCATTGTTCTACCTTCTACAACTTCAGCATTGATCAAGGACTGAGGACCGTGACAAATAGCGGCTACGATTTTACTTTGCTTAAAGAAATCTCTAATAAATACCAATGCATCTTCATTGGTACGCAAATTATCTGGGTTTATTACTCCTCCTGGAAGTACTAAAGCGTTATAATCTTTAGCGCTTACTTTACTAACTTCCTTATCTACAGTAAAATCTTTACCCCATTTATCTACATCCCAACTTTTAATAGATCCAGATTTTATACTTACAATTTCTGCTGTAAAACCTGCTTTTTCTATCGCTTCCTTTGGCGATGTTAATTCACTTTCTTCAAATCCGTCTGTTGCTAAAATAGCTACTCTCTTTTCCATAATTTTTGTTTTTTTAAGCATTTATCCAAATGTAAAAACTATAAAAGAGAACCTGTATTAAAGGCATTTTAAATTAAAGTGTGACGAAGTTAATAAGCGTTAAAAGTGAATTATCTGCAATTTAGGATATCAATTTCAAATTTCAGTTATTGATTATCATTAGTTACACAGCATTTTTTATTTGCTAACCAAATTTTAAATCTCCAATAGAATTGAACTTTAATCAGTTCTCATTTTTATTCTTTTTAGAAATTCCCAGGTTCGATTTAAGTTTATCTATAATTCTTTTTTCCTCCTTTATCTGTACTTTTTTCTTCTCCAGCTTTTCCATTTCCTGATAAATTGCAGGTTCCCCATTTTTCCCCATCTCTATTTTTTCATTTTTTACAAGCGCATACTGCACGGTAAACTCGGCTCCGTAAAACATAATCATACAGGCATAATATACCCAAAGTAAAATCAAAACCACGCTGGATGCTCCGCCGTATACAGAAGTTGGATCACTGGTGCCAAAATAAAAGCTGATAAGATAATATCCTATTAAAAACAAAATGGTTGTAAGACTTGCACCCCAAAAAGTAGTTCTCCACTTAATCTTAATATCGGGAAGTATTTTAAAAATTGCCATAAATAAAGAAGTGATGACAAGAAAGGATATGATAAAGTTTGCGATACTCAACACGGCACCAGTAATATGAGGAGCACTTAATTGAATACTATCTTTAATAAGGTTTAATAATGCCGAAATTACCAGAGATACTAATAACAAAAGACCAACAACCAGGATCATCCCAAAAGAAATCGCCCGGTCTAAAAGTAATCCCCAAAAATTGTTACGTTTTTCCGCAACATTCCAAATATTATTCATGGCCAGTTTAAGCTGAACAAAAACTCCGGTAGCACCAAATAACAACATGCCTACGCCAAAAATGATAGCAAAAGTCGAGTCTTCTGAAAGCCATGCACTGGAGATCATCCCCTCTACGGCATTTGCGGTATCCCCACCAATAAACCTACTAATTTCTGAAGTAATTCTATCCTGTACAGTTGTTCTACTACCCAAAAAATATCCCGCTATGGTCACAACTATGATCAATAAAGAGGGTAACGAAAATAGCGCATAATAGGCAATAGTAGCACTACGCGAGTAAGGCTCGTTTTTATTCCAGCTGGTAAAAGCTCTGGCCATAAGCTTAAAGAATGACTTAATGGCTTTTAAGAATTTTGGAGGATTTTTCAAATGCCGTAACGTTCTTGTAAAATTTTTAAATGATGCATGGTATGTCCTACAATGATAAAGCCTATAGCCCTAGGAGTAGCTGAAGAACCATTCATTTGTCCTACTTGTTTTAACATGTCGTTTGTAAAAGAATCAAATAAAATTGAAGTCGATTTTCGTACCATTTCGAATTCTGTTTTAAAACTTTCCAAAGTCCGATTTTCAGCCCCAGAGCAAACTACATAGGCATCATGATCAAAACCAGATAGTGGTTGTGTTTCCCTTCTAGCGAGGCAAAGTGCTCTATACTGAAAAATACGTTCAACATCTATTAAATGTTGAAATACTTCAGCAACGGTCCACTTTCCTTCTTCATATTTAAAAGATAATTGTGCTTCTTCGATTCTCGCTAATCGTTCTGACACCTCTTTTAGGTTCTCTAAAAATAATATCCCCAAAGAAGTTTCTTTGGGGACACTTTTAATATAATTTTCATAGAACGAATTGTATTCCGAAGCATTTAACTGCTCTACTGTCATATATTACTTTGTTAAGCTGAATTTCTACTTGCATTAATATTACCGTATAAGGATCTGGTAACCATTTTTTCGAATTCATCCAATCGTTCGGTATCACCACTGTCCTGGAGCTTTTGTACCATTCTTAATGCATGTTGCTGAATAGTAAGCAATGGAAGAACGATACGCTCCCTGGCCTGAATCGAAGCCCTCATCGCAGGCTCATTTTCCATAAGCTCTTTGTAACCGGTCACTTTTAATAGCATTTCTTTGGAACGTATATACTCATCGTGAATAATTTGCCAGAATTCACCAAATTCTTCATCTTCCTTCATGTAGGCAGTCAATTCGAAAAAAGATTTGGTTAAACTCATCATACTATTTTCAAGCAAGGTTTTAAAGAAAATCGAATTATTATACAGTTGTTTTACTTTATCAAATTCTCCGTTTTCTTCGTATTTCTTTAATGCTGTACCTACACCAAAGAATCCAGGTACGTTTTGTTTTAACTGGCTCCAGCTACCTACAAAAGGAATTGCACGTAAATTATCAAGATTTAATGCATTATTATTTCTCTTTGATGGTCGGCTACCAATATTTGTTTTGGCATAATATTTAAGCGTACTCATCTTCTCTAAATAAGGAATAAATCTTGGGTGCGCTTTAAAGTCCATATAGGTATTATAGCTGGTCTCGGCCAGATTTACCATTGTTTTACGATCTTCATCAGACAAATTGTTTTTACCATGATTAAAAATCTCGTTAGACACTCCTGCACTTATTAATTGCTCCAGGTTATACTGGCAACTATCTTTAGTTCCAAAATTACTACTAATGGTTTGTCCCTGTACGGTTAACTGGATTTCTTCATTTTCGATAGCTGAACCTAGAGAAGCATAGAATTGGTGTGTTTTACCGCCTCCACGTGCTGGTGGTCCTCCACGCCCATCAAAGAAAGTGACTTTAATGTCATATTCTCTAGATATTTCGGTAAGTTCCTGTTTAGCTTTATAGATACTCCAGTTCGCCATAAGGTATCCCCCATCTTTAGTACCATCACTAAAACCAAGCATTATAGTTTGTTTGTTACCTCTACGCTCTAAATGCTCACGATATACAGGATTGCTATATAAAGTTTTCATTACCTCTGGTGAAGCTTTTAAATCTGGTACCGTTTCGAATAACGGAATTATATCGACACTTGGTTGATCCCATCCACAAAGTCTTAAAAATGCAAAAGGCTCTAAAACACTCTGCGGCACTTCACTATGACTAATAATATAACGGTTGGCTCCTTTTTCTCCATTAGTTTTCTGGATTTGTTTCATCGCATGGATGGAAGAAATAGTTGCTTTCCCCATTCCATCTTCACTATCAAACTCGTCTGCAGAGAGATTTCCGGTTACATTTGAGAGAATTTCAATTTGTTCTTTATCTGAAAGCTCTTTATAATTTTTAGGGATTAGGTTATCCCCTCTTTTTTCGCAAACGGCAATAATTTCTGAAAGTACCTCCTCATGAACCCCGCTATCCTGACGGATATCTAAGGTAGCCAGATGGTATCCAAATAAATTAACTTTATTTAAAAGATCATCTACTTCATCCAGGAATAACGATTGATGTTTGTTTATCAATACTTCTCTGATAGCATGTAACTTAACCTTTAGTTCTTTAAGTGGTAATTTAATGGTAGCGCTTTCCGAAACGGCACCATCATAAAGTGCTCTTTCAATTTCTTCAATGGTTTCATTTACCCCTTCAAAAGTCAATCTCCTTTTAAGTTTTCTGGCATCACGATAGTAACAAAACAATATAGTACTTTTAAGCCTTTTGGCCACCTGTAAGGTGATATCTGTAGTTACAAAAGGATTTCCATCACGGTCACCACCAGGCCAGAACCCTAATTCTATAATTTCATTGCCAATGCTATCACCATCAAACATATTTTGCTGGATATAGCTATATATTTTACTTACACTTTGATAAAATACATTTTCAAAATACCATATAAGACTTATGGCCTCATCAAGTGGCGTTGGTTTTTCTTTTTTAAAGAACGGTGTCTTACCAAGCTGAGATAAAAGTTGTTTTATCTTTACAAGATCATCGTTTTGAATGGCCTTATCAAGATCGGTAATGATTCCTAATACAGCGCCAGGATAAAATTGTGTTGGGTGAGCCGTTAAAGTTGGTCTAACCTTAAAC from Zunongwangia profunda SM-A87 harbors:
- a CDS encoding YihY/virulence factor BrkB family protein codes for the protein MKNPPKFLKAIKSFFKLMARAFTSWNKNEPYSRSATIAYYALFSLPSLLIIVVTIAGYFLGSRTTVQDRITSEISRFIGGDTANAVEGMISSAWLSEDSTFAIIFGVGMLLFGATGVFVQLKLAMNNIWNVAEKRNNFWGLLLDRAISFGMILVVGLLLLVSLVISALLNLIKDSIQLSAPHITGAVLSIANFIISFLVITSLFMAIFKILPDIKIKWRTTFWGASLTTILFLIGYYLISFYFGTSDPTSVYGGASSVVLILLWVYYACMIMFYGAEFTVQYALVKNEKIEMGKNGEPAIYQEMEKLEKKKVQIKEEKRIIDKLKSNLGISKKNKNEN
- a CDS encoding DinB family protein is translated as MTVEQLNASEYNSFYENYIKSVPKETSLGILFLENLKEVSERLARIEEAQLSFKYEEGKWTVAEVFQHLIDVERIFQYRALCLARRETQPLSGFDHDAYVVCSGAENRTLESFKTEFEMVRKSTSILFDSFTNDMLKQVGQMNGSSATPRAIGFIIVGHTMHHLKILQERYGI
- a CDS encoding type 1 glutamine amidotransferase domain-containing protein, yielding MEKRVAILATDGFEESELTSPKEAIEKAGFTAEIVSIKSGSIKSWDVDKWGKDFTVDKEVSKVSAKDYNALVLPGGVINPDNLRTNEDALVFIRDFFKQSKIVAAICHGPQSLINAEVVEGRTMTSYPSIKKDLENAGALWVDKEVVVDEGFVTSRTPDDLPAFNDKLIEEIKEGKHDYQHA
- a CDS encoding phosphoenolpyruvate carboxylase codes for the protein MHREPKLERFNENVLSKYQIYNSLFLTLPFNDIRKTGSLLPLFQEVCEKGFKENKNPSEIVEAFFKKYLDDPSEKDMNDLLFRFIQYIERQVVLFDAIEDAAFPIVNNMDGIGTLRNIKEESESRNQNEKLREFLTRFKVRPTLTAHPTQFYPGAVLGIITDLDKAIQNDDLVKIKQLLSQLGKTPFFKKEKPTPLDEAISLIWYFENVFYQSVSKIYSYIQQNMFDGDSIGNEIIELGFWPGGDRDGNPFVTTDITLQVAKRLKSTILFCYYRDARKLKRRLTFEGVNETIEEIERALYDGAVSESATIKLPLKELKVKLHAIREVLINKHQSLFLDEVDDLLNKVNLFGYHLATLDIRQDSGVHEEVLSEIIAVCEKRGDNLIPKNYKELSDKEQIEILSNVTGNLSADEFDSEDGMGKATISSIHAMKQIQKTNGEKGANRYIISHSEVPQSVLEPFAFLRLCGWDQPSVDIIPLFETVPDLKASPEVMKTLYSNPVYREHLERRGNKQTIMLGFSDGTKDGGYLMANWSIYKAKQELTEISREYDIKVTFFDGRGGPPARGGGKTHQFYASLGSAIENEEIQLTVQGQTISSNFGTKDSCQYNLEQLISAGVSNEIFNHGKNNLSDEDRKTMVNLAETSYNTYMDFKAHPRFIPYLEKMSTLKYYAKTNIGSRPSKRNNNALNLDNLRAIPFVGSWSQLKQNVPGFFGVGTALKKYEENGEFDKVKQLYNNSIFFKTLLENSMMSLTKSFFELTAYMKEDEEFGEFWQIIHDEYIRSKEMLLKVTGYKELMENEPAMRASIQARERIVLPLLTIQQHALRMVQKLQDSGDTERLDEFEKMVTRSLYGNINASRNSA